One segment of Prionailurus bengalensis isolate Pbe53 chromosome E3, Fcat_Pben_1.1_paternal_pri, whole genome shotgun sequence DNA contains the following:
- the ZNF655 gene encoding zinc finger protein 655 isoform X2, translating into MEEIPAQEAAGSAVVQFQSLGSQSEGLSPEPQFAQDTDMEQELNGDGETREENKLLIPKQEILEEVHSYKVRVGRLKKDIAQVPGTREMSKPEDRLERLQEILRKFLFLEREFRQITISKKTFTSENNECNEPEKSFSLDSTLDTDQRVLRIQNIDDIDKYDMGVNQNSAAGKHEQINLIQDVQSSEYKESLMDLSHLSKCESISATEKSYKCDTCEKVFHQSSALSRHQRIHTREKPYKCKECEKSFSQSSSLSRHKRIHTREKPYKCEPSDKSCEASDKSCSQSSDITPHKRIHTRAKSYKCSNCERVFSRSIHLTQHQKIHREMPCKCTICGSDFYNTSYLVEHQKVHCEEKAYEYNDCGLTFAKHQGSHLREKPYKCNECGKDFRLSSHLIQHQRIHTGEKPHKCNECGKAFSQTSCLIQHHKIHGKEKSYECNDYEESFNHSSDLVLQQEVLSREKAFDCDAWEKNLSQRAHLVQHPRIHTKEKPYECDERGKTFSQIQASFNI; encoded by the coding sequence ATGGAGAGACCAGAGAAGAGAACAAGCTGTTGATTCCTAAGCAGGAAATTTTGGAAGAAGTACATTCATACAAAGTGAGAGTAGGAAGACTCAAAAAGGATATTGCCCAAGTTCCTGGGACTAGAGAAATGTCTAAACCTGAGGACAGATTAGAAAGGCTTCAGGAAATCCTAAGGAAATTTCTCTTCCTGGAGAGAGAGTTTAGGCAAATAACAATCAGCAAGAAAACCTTCACCAGTGAGAACAATGAATGTAATGAACCTGAAAAAAGCTTCAGTCTGGACTCTACCCTTGATACAGATCAGAGAGTTCTTAGAATACAGAATATTGATGACATTGATAAGTATGATATGGGCGTAAACCAGAATTCAGCTGCTGGTAAACATGAACAAATAAATCTAATACAGGATGTTCAGAGTAGTGAATATAAGGAAAGCTTAATGGATCTCTCCCACCTTAGTAAATGTGAGAGCATTTCTGCCACTGAGAAATCCTATAAATGTGATACATGTGAGAAAGTCTTCCATCAGAGCTCTGCCCTTTCTagacatcagagaattcataccagagagaaaccctacaaatgtaaagaatgtgaaAAATCTTTCAGTCAGAGTTCAAGTCTTAGTCGACATAAAAGAATACACACTAGAGAAAAGCCCTATAAATGTGAACCATCTGATAAATCCTGTGAAGCATCTGATAAATCCTGTAGTCAGAGCTCAGACATAACTCCACATAAGAGGATTCACACTAGAGCAAAATCTTACAAATGTAGTAATTGTGAAAGGGTCTTCAGTCGTAGTATACATCTTACTCAACATCAGAAAATTCACAGAGAGATGCCCTGTAAGTGTACTATATGTGGCAGTGACTTCTATAATACCTCATACCTTGTTGAACATCAGAAAGTCCACTGTGAAGAGAAAGCCTATGAATACAATGATTGTGGGTTGACCTTTGCTAAACATCAAGGAAGTCATCTCAGAGAAAAGCCCTATAAGTGTAACGAATGTGGAAAAGACTTCAGATTGAGTTCCCATCTTATTCAGCATCAAAgaattcacacaggagagaaaccacacaaatgtaatgaatgtggaaaagctttcagtcaaACTTCATGCCTTATTCAGCATCACAAAATTCATGGGAAAGAGAAATCCTATGAGTGTAATGATTATGAGGAAAGTTTCAATCATAGCTCAGATCTTGTTCTTCAACAAGAAGTCCTCTCTAGAGAAAAGGCCTTTGATTGTGATGCATGGGAAAAGAACCTCAGTCAGAGAGCACACCTTGTTCAACATCCAAGAATTCATACCAaagagaaaccttatgaatgtgATGAACGTGGGAAGACCTTCAGTCAAATTCAGGCCTCCTTCAATATCTGA
- the ZNF655 gene encoding zinc finger protein 655 isoform X1, translating to MEEIPAQEAAGSAVVQFQSLGSQSEGLSPEPQFAQDTDMEQELNGGFPFPKPDGISQLEQDLQVFDLETKNREVLRDDCSDGETREENKLLIPKQEILEEVHSYKVRVGRLKKDIAQVPGTREMSKPEDRLERLQEILRKFLFLEREFRQITISKKTFTSENNECNEPEKSFSLDSTLDTDQRVLRIQNIDDIDKYDMGVNQNSAAGKHEQINLIQDVQSSEYKESLMDLSHLSKCESISATEKSYKCDTCEKVFHQSSALSRHQRIHTREKPYKCKECEKSFSQSSSLSRHKRIHTREKPYKCEPSDKSCEASDKSCSQSSDITPHKRIHTRAKSYKCSNCERVFSRSIHLTQHQKIHREMPCKCTICGSDFYNTSYLVEHQKVHCEEKAYEYNDCGLTFAKHQGSHLREKPYKCNECGKDFRLSSHLIQHQRIHTGEKPHKCNECGKAFSQTSCLIQHHKIHGKEKSYECNDYEESFNHSSDLVLQQEVLSREKAFDCDAWEKNLSQRAHLVQHPRIHTKEKPYECDERGKTFSQIQASFNI from the exons GATTTCCATTTCCCAAGCCTGATGGGATCTCCCAGCTGGAACAAGATCTACAGGTCTTTGATCTGGAAACTAAGAATAGAGAAGTCTTAAGAGATGACTGCTCAG ATGGAGAGACCAGAGAAGAGAACAAGCTGTTGATTCCTAAGCAGGAAATTTTGGAAGAAGTACATTCATACAAAGTGAGAGTAGGAAGACTCAAAAAGGATATTGCCCAAGTTCCTGGGACTAGAGAAATGTCTAAACCTGAGGACAGATTAGAAAGGCTTCAGGAAATCCTAAGGAAATTTCTCTTCCTGGAGAGAGAGTTTAGGCAAATAACAATCAGCAAGAAAACCTTCACCAGTGAGAACAATGAATGTAATGAACCTGAAAAAAGCTTCAGTCTGGACTCTACCCTTGATACAGATCAGAGAGTTCTTAGAATACAGAATATTGATGACATTGATAAGTATGATATGGGCGTAAACCAGAATTCAGCTGCTGGTAAACATGAACAAATAAATCTAATACAGGATGTTCAGAGTAGTGAATATAAGGAAAGCTTAATGGATCTCTCCCACCTTAGTAAATGTGAGAGCATTTCTGCCACTGAGAAATCCTATAAATGTGATACATGTGAGAAAGTCTTCCATCAGAGCTCTGCCCTTTCTagacatcagagaattcataccagagagaaaccctacaaatgtaaagaatgtgaaAAATCTTTCAGTCAGAGTTCAAGTCTTAGTCGACATAAAAGAATACACACTAGAGAAAAGCCCTATAAATGTGAACCATCTGATAAATCCTGTGAAGCATCTGATAAATCCTGTAGTCAGAGCTCAGACATAACTCCACATAAGAGGATTCACACTAGAGCAAAATCTTACAAATGTAGTAATTGTGAAAGGGTCTTCAGTCGTAGTATACATCTTACTCAACATCAGAAAATTCACAGAGAGATGCCCTGTAAGTGTACTATATGTGGCAGTGACTTCTATAATACCTCATACCTTGTTGAACATCAGAAAGTCCACTGTGAAGAGAAAGCCTATGAATACAATGATTGTGGGTTGACCTTTGCTAAACATCAAGGAAGTCATCTCAGAGAAAAGCCCTATAAGTGTAACGAATGTGGAAAAGACTTCAGATTGAGTTCCCATCTTATTCAGCATCAAAgaattcacacaggagagaaaccacacaaatgtaatgaatgtggaaaagctttcagtcaaACTTCATGCCTTATTCAGCATCACAAAATTCATGGGAAAGAGAAATCCTATGAGTGTAATGATTATGAGGAAAGTTTCAATCATAGCTCAGATCTTGTTCTTCAACAAGAAGTCCTCTCTAGAGAAAAGGCCTTTGATTGTGATGCATGGGAAAAGAACCTCAGTCAGAGAGCACACCTTGTTCAACATCCAAGAATTCATACCAaagagaaaccttatgaatgtgATGAACGTGGGAAGACCTTCAGTCAAATTCAGGCCTCCTTCAATATCTGA